The nucleotide sequence CAAGGGCAAGAGCTGGTTCTCCGCCATCGACAAGACCGGCATGGCCGCCTGCTATTCGCCCAATCCCGCTTCGCCAATGGGTTTTGACTATCCGTTCGACCTCGACACCGGTGAACTGCGCCAGGACGTCTGGGCGCGCTGGCTCGTGCATGACCCCGTCCGCATGGCCGAACGCGACGACGTGATCACGAATCTGAAGCAGCTGCGCGGCATCTACATCGAGTGCGGACTGGCCGACGAGTTTCATTTGCAGTGGGGCGCGCGCATCCTCGTCTCCCGCCTGCGCAAGGCCGGACTCAGTGTCGAGCACCGCGAATTCGACGACGGCCACATGAATATCAACTACCGCTACGATGAAAGCCTGTCATGGTGGGGTGCGAAGCGTCAAACCTGAAACGCGAAACTTGCAACCTGAAAACCCGCCGGATTCGGGTCTCCCTCCGTTCACGGGGAGACTAAGGGGTCTTCGGTTCTTCACCGGCGTATTATCATGCTCAACAAATCCTGGCACGAAAAGAATGTCATGCCCAAAAACGCGACACTCGAAGAGCGCGTGAAGTGGCATGAAGCACACGGGAAACACTGCGGCTGCCGCGAAATGCCGCCCAAAATTGTCGCCATTCTTGCCGAGCGCGGTAACGGACCCCAAGCGGAAGTTCGCGGGGCACGGGTGGTGAAGAAATTCACGGCGGTCCTGCAGGACGCGGGCGGTGGCGGTGTCTATGTGGACGTCCCATTTGATGTCGAGAAAGCCTATGGCACGCGCGGGCAGGTGAAGATCAAAGCGCTCATCGACGGCGAACCCTATCGCGGCTCCCTCGCCAACATGGGCACCGGCTGCCACATGTTCCCGATTCTGAAGGCGATTCGAATGAAGTTGGGCAAGGGTCCGGGCGACAAGATCAACATCGAACTCCGGCGCGATACCGAGGAACGGGTGATCGCCGTGCCGGCCGACTTGCAGAAGCGACTGACCAAGCACAAAGCAGCGAAGGCCGGCTTCGACAAGCTTTCTTACTCGCACCGTAAGGAGTACGTGCAGTGGATCGAAGCCGCCAAACGCGCAGAAACGCGCGCATCGCGCATCGAAAAGACCATCGCGATGCTGAGCGAAGGTAAGCGCTCGCCGAAGTGAATGCAGATGTCAAACCGGCTTGCAGGGGCTGACCTCATCGCCCGTCTTCGCAACCCGAATGAAGCAGAGACATACGGTCGGTTCCCCCGTCCATTCGAATACAGGAGGTTGAGATGATCGGCAAGTTCCTGGCGGTTGGCGCGCTCCTCGGCGGGATCGTGTTCTTTGCCTGGCAGGCGTTCTCACACATGGCCCTGCCGGTTTGGGAGTGCACCATGAGCGAGTTCACGAATCAGCAGGCGATTGATCTAATCAAGTCCAGCATCTCCGGCAACGGCCTCTACTTTGCCAAGGAGGGCTTCCTGATGTCCACCTTCTTTGTGCCGGGAGTCACGGACACAACTCAGCTCATGGCGCCGATGCTGCTCAAGCAGTTCCTCACCAATTGCGTGGTCGCGCTCCTGATCGCTTTTGTCATTACCCGCATGCCGCCGCAATCGTTCGGGGTCTATCTGCGAATTACCCTGCTGTGGAGTCTCGTCGGTTGGCTGCTGTTCGCGCTGCCGAATGGAACGTGGTACGGCTGGCCCATCGGCTATCTGCTGCTCGATCTGTGCGACCGACTCGTCGGCGTGGCCCTGCTGACCGCAGCCATCGTCTGGCTGGCCGTGAAGATGAAGATAACGACCGCTTGAGCTGCTCGAAATCACCGAGCGCACGCCGTGCGCCGCTACAGCAGAAGTTGTTCCTTGTTCCTTGATCCTTCGTCCTTTCTTCCCATGACCGATCCTCGCTATCCTATCGGCCCGTTCAGTTGGAACGGATTCCTCACTCCCGCCGAGCGCGCGGAGTGCATCCGCCGGATTCTGGAGATTCCCCGCCAGCTCAGCCACGTCGTCGCGCAACTGAGCCCGGCGCAGCTTGAACAATCCTACCGGGAGGGCGGCTGGAGCGCGCGGCAACTCGTGCACCACGTCGCTGACAGTCAGATCGTGGGCTTCATCCGAACCAAGCTGATCGTGACCGAAGACTCGCCGACGGTCAACCCGTTCGACGAAAACCTGTGGTCCTTGACCGCCGATGCCCAGTGCGATGTCAGGGCCTCGCTGGCCATCATTACCGGAACCCACGAACGCTGGGCCGCCCTGCTGAAATCACTGACCGCCGAGCAGTTCGAGCGCACCTGGATTCATCCCGCGTTCCCCGACGAGCGCCGCACCGTGGACCGCCTTGTCGCCTACTTCACCTGGCACGCCGAGCACCATACGGCGCATGTGCGGCTAATCGCGAATAGATAATAGATGATCGATGAGGTCGAGGCGATTCTTGAGTTTGTTCCCTGTTCCTTGGTCCTTTCTTCCATGTCCGATCTCCGCTATCCTACCGGCAAGTTCGTCTGGAAATACCCGCTGACAGTCGTTGATCGCGAGCAATACATCGAGACCATCGCCGGGACTCCGGCCAAGTTCCGCGCCGTCGTGCAGGGTTTGACCGAAACGCAGCTCGATACGCCTTATCGCGCAGGCGGCTGGACGGCGCGGCAGGTGATCCACCATGTGCCCGATAGCCACCTGAATGCCTATGTGCGCACGAAACTCGCGCTGACCGAGGACGTGCCCACGATCAAGCCCTACGAGGAAGCCGCCTGGGCCGCGCTGCCGGATAACTTCAACACTCCCGTCGAGGTCTCGGTTCGGACGCTGGAACTGGTGCACGAGCGCTGGGTCAATTTGCTGCGCGCGCTCAAGCCCGCAGATTTCAAACGACGCTTCATCCATCCTGCGGTCGCCGGCGATCCGCGCACGCTGGACTGGCTGCTCGGCCTTTACGCCTGGCATGGTCCGCATCATATCGCGCACATCGAATCGGTGAAATACTAAGCGGCACCGTCCCGGTGCCGCGCACCCTGTGCCATGTCGGATCCCGAACCTACCGGCCGCCTCTCCGCCGCGGAAGAACGCTTTGAAGCGGTTCGCCGCAAAGCCGGATTTGTACTCGCGCCACTCGTGTTCTGCGCCGTGTGGCTGGCGCCGCTCGCGGGACTGTCGCACGAAGCACACCTGCTCGCCGCCGTCGTCGCCTTGACGGTGACGCTGTGGGTGACCGAGGCGATCCCGATTCCCGCCGCGGCACTGCTCGGTCCCGCGCTGTGTGTTCTGCTCGGTGTGGCTCCGGCGAAAACCGTGTTCGGTCCGTTCGCCGATCCGGTGGTGTTCCTGTTCATCGGCTCGTTCATGCTCGCACAGGGATTGTCTGTACACGGCCTTGACCGCCGCATTGCCGTCTCTATCCTCGCGCACAAATGGGTCGGCCCGCATCCGGCGCGGATTCTGATCGCATTTTCCGGCGTCACGCTGGTGATTTCGATGTGGCTCTCGAACACGGCCACTACCGCGATGATGTACCCCATCGGTCTCAGTCTGTTCGCCGCGCTGTCCCGCAAGAAGGGCGCCAGCGCCGGACCCACCGTGTACGCCTCCGGCATGCTGCTGATGTGCGCCTATTCCTCCTCGCTGGGCGGACTCGGCACTCCCGTCGGCACACCGCCCAATTTGATCGGTCTCGGCCTGATCGAGCAGGCCACTGGCATTCACATCGGTTTCTTCCAGTGGATGCTGCTCGCGGCGCCGGTGATCATTCTGCTCTTTGTCGTGCTTTACTGGCACGTCGGGCGCAAGGCCGCCGCCGATTTCCCGCGCATCGAGAACTTCAACCGTTGGATTGCCGATCAACTGCGCGAGCTCGGTCCGCTGCGCCGCGGCGAGCGAAATGCGGCCACCGCCTTCATCCTTACCGCCTTGCTCTGGATCGTCCCCGGTGTCGTCGTGATTATCGCCGGACCGGAGAGCAACACCGCCAAATGGTTGAGCGGACACCTGCCCGAGTCGATCGTGGCGCTGATCGGCGCAACGCTGCTGTTTGTGCTTCCGGTCAATTGGAAACAGCGCGAATTCACGTTGAACTGGCGGCAGGCGGCGGATATCGACTGGGGCACGATTCTGCTCTTCGGCGGCGGGTTGTCGCTGGGCGGGCTGATGTTCACAACGGGACTTGCCGACGCGATCGGGCACAGTCTGCAATCCCTGACCGGAGCCCAGTCGCTGGCCGCGCTCACGTTCTTGTTCACGGGAATCGGGATCATCCTGACCGAATTCACCTCCAACACCGCCTCCGCGAACGTGATCATCCCCGTCGCGCTGGCCATGTCGGTGGAGTGTGGCGTCAATCCCGTGATCCCCGCGATCGGCGCCTGCATGGGCGCCTCGATGGCCTTCTTGCTACCGGTCTCCACGCCGCCCAATGCCATCGTGTATGGCTCCGGTCTGGTTCCGATCACGCACATGATCCGCTACGGCTTCGCCCTCGATGTCGTCGCGGCGGTCGTGGTGCCGCTGGTTCTGCTCACGTGGGGCCAGTATGTTCTATAGGATGGTGCCGCGGCCGGTCGTCGTTGACTGCCGCAGCACGAGCACCTCACGGCAGCGAAGCCTGAGTTCGCCCGCCGAGTCGGTTTATGTCTCCGTATGGTTGCTGGAATCGTAGCCGAAACATTATTCTGCTTCGCTATTTCGAATCTCGACTCCACCGGATGACTGCTTGCGGCCCGGGAACGCTCCGAAGCGTTCCGCCGCGGCGCCGGATTCCTGCTGGCCGCGTCTGCGACCAGCGCCATTCCGCCAACCGACTTCCCATGTATCAAAGACCCGACTTCGTGGAATCCCGCGAGCAGGTGCTCGATCAGTTCATCCATGAGCACAGCTTCGCCACGCTGGTCAGCCAGCACAAAGCTGAACCGTTCGCTACTCCGCTGCCGTTGCTGCTGACCGTTCGCTCCGATGGCTCGCGTG is from candidate division KSB1 bacterium and encodes:
- a CDS encoding DUF1905 domain-containing protein; its protein translation is MKKFTAVLQDAGGGGVYVDVPFDVEKAYGTRGQVKIKALIDGEPYRGSLANMGTGCHMFPILKAIRMKLGKGPGDKINIELRRDTEERVIAVPADLQKRLTKHKAAKAGFDKLSYSHRKEYVQWIEAAKRAETRASRIEKTIAMLSEGKRSPK
- a CDS encoding putative metal-dependent hydrolase — protein: MTDPRYPIGPFSWNGFLTPAERAECIRRILEIPRQLSHVVAQLSPAQLEQSYREGGWSARQLVHHVADSQIVGFIRTKLIVTEDSPTVNPFDENLWSLTADAQCDVRASLAIITGTHERWAALLKSLTAEQFERTWIHPAFPDERRTVDRLVAYFTWHAEHHTAHVRLIANR
- a CDS encoding putative metal-dependent hydrolase — protein: MSDLRYPTGKFVWKYPLTVVDREQYIETIAGTPAKFRAVVQGLTETQLDTPYRAGGWTARQVIHHVPDSHLNAYVRTKLALTEDVPTIKPYEEAAWAALPDNFNTPVEVSVRTLELVHERWVNLLRALKPADFKRRFIHPAVAGDPRTLDWLLGLYAWHGPHHIAHIESVKY
- a CDS encoding DASS family sodium-coupled anion symporter, whose product is MSDPEPTGRLSAAEERFEAVRRKAGFVLAPLVFCAVWLAPLAGLSHEAHLLAAVVALTVTLWVTEAIPIPAAALLGPALCVLLGVAPAKTVFGPFADPVVFLFIGSFMLAQGLSVHGLDRRIAVSILAHKWVGPHPARILIAFSGVTLVISMWLSNTATTAMMYPIGLSLFAALSRKKGASAGPTVYASGMLLMCAYSSSLGGLGTPVGTPPNLIGLGLIEQATGIHIGFFQWMLLAAPVIILLFVVLYWHVGRKAAADFPRIENFNRWIADQLRELGPLRRGERNAATAFILTALLWIVPGVVVIIAGPESNTAKWLSGHLPESIVALIGATLLFVLPVNWKQREFTLNWRQAADIDWGTILLFGGGLSLGGLMFTTGLADAIGHSLQSLTGAQSLAALTFLFTGIGIILTEFTSNTASANVIIPVALAMSVECGVNPVIPAIGACMGASMAFLLPVSTPPNAIVYGSGLVPITHMIRYGFALDVVAAVVVPLVLLTWGQYVL